One stretch of Candidatus Baltobacteraceae bacterium DNA includes these proteins:
- a CDS encoding Ppx/GppA phosphatase family protein: MRIGAIDVGTNSIHLIVVEVDAESMSTRTVFKAREMVRLGADDALEGGMLGKRAIARGVEAIARFVRLAHERDAERIRVVATSAVREARNGAEFANEIERSCGVPLEVLDEHEEARLIYLGVTRNFPLHDRLACIIDIGGGSTEWIVADDRRPYLLESVKLGSLRLYDAFLRGDEPPYERYPELVGHIKTLLTPLVERLRQFDCDLVIGTSGTIMGLAALDAGDQGTRPGIHGHALTLERLRVLQARMLTLTEAQRRALPGMNARRADIIIAGAAVLIEGLVGIGAREIVVSQHALREGVVVDLVQADADIVRRLDVLRARRRESVASLARRYQSSGLHERSVARLALRIFDELSPHIRTSPVDRELIHAAALLHDIGKFVNPSAHHKHGAYLIRSSALDGWSDPERELLATIVRYHRKALPKVTHPEWMAFGTLERDRVALLAGILRVADGLDVRQQGIVSDVRVRWGPAAVAIEVEANDTQSSGDLASEIAAAGYKADLLAKALGMAVIPRGVAAISAET; this comes from the coding sequence ATGCGTATCGGCGCGATCGACGTTGGGACGAATTCCATCCACTTGATCGTTGTCGAGGTCGATGCAGAGTCGATGTCGACACGCACCGTCTTCAAGGCGCGCGAAATGGTGCGCCTCGGTGCCGATGATGCGCTCGAAGGCGGGATGCTCGGGAAGCGAGCGATCGCGCGTGGTGTAGAAGCAATCGCACGCTTTGTCCGGCTCGCGCACGAACGCGACGCCGAGCGCATTCGCGTCGTAGCAACGTCGGCAGTGCGTGAAGCCCGTAACGGCGCCGAATTCGCGAATGAAATTGAACGTTCGTGCGGTGTTCCGCTTGAAGTGCTCGACGAGCACGAAGAAGCGCGGCTAATTTATCTCGGTGTAACGCGGAATTTTCCGCTACACGACCGGCTCGCGTGCATCATTGACATCGGTGGCGGCTCAACCGAATGGATCGTCGCCGATGATCGGCGTCCGTACTTGCTCGAAAGCGTCAAGCTCGGGAGTCTGCGGCTATACGACGCGTTTTTGCGCGGGGACGAACCGCCGTACGAGCGATATCCGGAGCTTGTCGGCCACATCAAGACGCTATTGACGCCGCTCGTCGAGCGGCTGCGTCAGTTCGATTGCGATCTAGTGATCGGAACGTCAGGAACGATCATGGGTCTGGCTGCGCTCGACGCCGGCGACCAAGGAACGCGTCCGGGAATCCACGGTCACGCACTGACGCTCGAGCGGCTGCGAGTGCTCCAGGCCAGGATGCTGACGCTGACCGAGGCGCAGCGACGCGCACTACCCGGGATGAACGCGCGTCGCGCCGACATCATCATTGCCGGGGCCGCTGTTTTGATCGAAGGCTTGGTCGGGATCGGCGCGCGGGAGATCGTCGTCAGCCAGCACGCGCTGCGTGAAGGCGTCGTCGTCGACCTTGTGCAGGCCGACGCCGACATCGTGCGCCGGCTCGATGTTTTGCGGGCGCGCCGTCGCGAATCGGTTGCTTCGCTCGCGCGGCGCTACCAAAGCAGCGGCCTGCACGAACGCAGCGTCGCGCGTCTTGCGTTGCGTATCTTCGATGAGCTCTCGCCGCACATCCGGACGAGTCCGGTCGATCGCGAGCTGATTCACGCGGCCGCGCTGCTTCACGATATCGGAAAGTTCGTGAACCCCAGCGCCCATCACAAACACGGCGCCTACCTTATACGAAGCAGCGCGCTCGACGGTTGGAGCGACCCGGAACGAGAGCTACTTGCAACAATCGTGCGCTATCACCGCAAAGCGTTACCAAAAGTGACACACCCCGAATGGATGGCATTCGGAACGCTGGAGCGTGATCGCGTCGCACTCCTGGCAGGAATCCTTCGTGTTGCGGATGGTCTTGACGTTCGTCAACAGGGGATTGTGAGCGACGTGCGCGTTCGCTGGGGTCCTGCAGCCGTTGCGATAGAAGTCGAAGCGAACGACACCCAAAGCAGTGGCGATCTTGCATCTGAGATCGCAGCCGCGGGATACAAGGCGGACCTTCTTGCAAAAGCGCTCGGAATGGCAGTGATTCCGCGGGGAGTCGCGGCCATCTCGGCAGAAACGTAG
- a CDS encoding response regulator transcription factor, whose amino-acid sequence MTTLATTTKRILVVDDESAILQTLRFNLARSGYQVSTAGDGRTALALVASEEPNLVILDIMLPVLDGIETCKEIRRHSNVPIIMLTAKDQEIDKVVALEIGADDYVTKPFSLAEFMARVKAALRRAEKPQISERDEPIVAGEITLDPSRHLLLVRGHDVQLAPKEFSLLHVLMENKGRIVTRQMLLEKVWGYDFEGEHQTISVHVRWLREKVELDPNNPRHIITVRSRGYMFRE is encoded by the coding sequence GTGACCACACTCGCCACCACAACAAAACGCATCTTGGTCGTCGACGACGAGTCGGCGATTTTGCAGACCCTGCGCTTCAATCTCGCGCGAAGCGGCTATCAGGTCAGTACTGCAGGAGATGGGCGTACTGCGCTCGCGCTTGTTGCAAGCGAAGAACCGAACCTCGTGATACTCGACATCATGCTGCCGGTGCTCGACGGCATCGAGACGTGCAAAGAGATTCGCCGTCACAGCAACGTGCCGATCATCATGCTGACCGCAAAAGACCAGGAGATCGACAAAGTCGTGGCGCTTGAGATCGGCGCCGATGACTACGTTACAAAGCCGTTCTCGCTGGCTGAATTCATGGCGCGAGTAAAAGCGGCCTTACGACGTGCGGAAAAACCGCAGATCAGCGAGCGCGACGAACCGATCGTCGCCGGCGAGATTACCCTCGATCCATCGCGGCATCTGCTGCTGGTGCGGGGACATGACGTCCAGCTGGCCCCCAAAGAATTCAGCCTGCTGCACGTGCTGATGGAAAACAAGGGCCGGATCGTGACGCGGCAGATGCTGCTCGAAAAAGTCTGGGGTTACGATTTCGAAGGCGAGCATCAGACGATCAGCGTTCACGTTCGCTGGCTTCGCGAGAAAGTCGAACTCGATCCGAATAACCCGCGGCATATCATCACGGTCCGCAGCCGCGGCTACATGTTCCGGGAATAG
- a CDS encoding ATP-binding protein, with protein sequence MNLAGELLALLVGAAGGFFAARFGRKSLQPQAPDVTEKRTEQQRDDSLEQIVALMPVAALIVDRNGYLKFANVVAERTFEMDGERGRGRAVIEAIGSLDLERLVQRGQFGQHAEGRIVLRSLEVERSLAVTVQPLAKHGGDMLVFGEDRSKIADSERVRRDFLADVSHELRTPISSIRLMVETIQLSDDDPEALRLFLPKMVEELERMTRLIEDLLELARGEAGQVPLHLSKIDLSRLVEDTVVAFQARAEEQEVDLRLDAPGLVEAEVDSKRLTQVIVNLIDNALRHTASKGNVLVGVGAENGEAFLSVKDDGVGIPFKDLPHIFERFYVVDRSRSRGSGGTGLGLAIVKQIIEAHGGSVHVDSELGLGARFSCRLPVKQGTTP encoded by the coding sequence GTGAATTTGGCCGGCGAGCTGTTGGCGTTGCTCGTCGGTGCCGCCGGGGGGTTCTTCGCAGCACGCTTCGGACGCAAAAGCTTGCAGCCCCAGGCTCCCGACGTTACGGAAAAGCGCACGGAGCAACAGCGCGACGACTCGCTCGAGCAAATCGTGGCGCTCATGCCTGTCGCAGCCTTGATCGTGGATCGCAATGGTTACCTAAAATTTGCCAACGTCGTTGCGGAACGCACTTTCGAGATGGATGGCGAGCGCGGGCGCGGACGCGCGGTGATCGAAGCGATCGGTTCCCTCGATCTCGAGCGCCTGGTGCAGCGCGGCCAATTCGGTCAGCACGCTGAAGGCAGGATCGTTCTGCGCTCCCTCGAGGTCGAGCGCAGTCTTGCCGTTACGGTTCAGCCGCTTGCAAAACACGGCGGCGACATGCTCGTCTTTGGGGAAGACCGTTCGAAAATCGCCGACAGTGAACGCGTGCGGCGAGACTTCCTCGCCGACGTCTCTCACGAGCTGCGGACCCCGATTTCGTCGATCCGATTGATGGTCGAGACGATTCAGCTTTCCGATGACGATCCCGAAGCGCTTCGTCTGTTTCTTCCCAAGATGGTCGAGGAGCTCGAGCGCATGACGCGGCTCATCGAGGATTTGCTCGAGCTCGCGCGCGGTGAAGCCGGTCAGGTCCCACTCCACTTAAGTAAAATCGATCTCTCGCGTTTGGTTGAGGACACCGTCGTCGCCTTTCAAGCCCGCGCCGAAGAACAAGAGGTCGATTTGCGCTTGGATGCGCCGGGTTTGGTTGAAGCCGAAGTCGATTCGAAGCGCTTGACGCAAGTCATCGTAAACTTGATCGACAATGCACTCCGCCACACTGCATCCAAGGGTAACGTGCTGGTCGGCGTCGGCGCCGAGAACGGCGAAGCGTTTCTCAGTGTGAAAGACGATGGCGTCGGAATACCGTTCAAAGATTTGCCGCACATTTTCGAACGTTTTTACGTCGTCGACCGCTCACGTTCGCGAGGTTCGGGCGGTACTGGTCTTGGGCTTGCAATCGTAAAACAAATTATCGAAGCGCACGGAGGCAGCGTGCACGTCGATTCGGAGCTCGGTTTAGGCGCGCGTTTTTCGTGCAGGCTTCCCGTTAAGCAGGGGACAACGCCTTGA
- the pstB gene encoding phosphate ABC transporter ATP-binding protein PstB — protein MLLEAAPAETRTEVKLEAKTLNVYYGTFRAIKDASLAMPTNRVQALIGPSGCGKSTFLRALDRMHDLTPGARIEGEVELDGKNIYDDDVDPVMVRYRIGMVFQRANPFPKSIWENVAYGPKIHGLKDKHKLDEIVERSLRQAALWEEVKDRLHRSAFDMSGGQQQRLCIARVLAVEPEVILMDEPASALDPIATAKIEDLIGDLKKNYTVVIVTHSMQQAARISDFCAFFHLGELIESGPTNQVFTRPKDRRTEDYITGRFG, from the coding sequence ATGTTGTTGGAAGCGGCACCGGCTGAGACACGGACAGAAGTCAAGCTCGAAGCAAAGACGCTAAACGTCTACTACGGGACGTTCCGTGCGATTAAAGACGCATCGCTTGCGATGCCGACGAATCGTGTGCAGGCACTCATCGGACCGTCGGGTTGTGGTAAGTCGACGTTTTTGCGGGCACTCGATCGCATGCACGATCTCACGCCGGGTGCGCGTATCGAGGGCGAGGTCGAGCTCGACGGCAAGAACATCTACGATGATGACGTGGACCCAGTGATGGTTCGCTATCGCATCGGCATGGTGTTTCAGCGTGCGAACCCATTCCCGAAGTCGATTTGGGAGAATGTTGCCTACGGCCCCAAAATCCACGGCCTCAAAGACAAGCACAAGCTCGATGAAATCGTCGAGCGCTCGCTGCGTCAAGCGGCGCTCTGGGAAGAGGTCAAGGATCGCCTGCATCGCTCCGCATTCGATATGTCGGGCGGACAGCAGCAGCGGCTTTGTATTGCACGCGTGCTTGCAGTCGAACCCGAGGTCATTCTAATGGACGAGCCGGCTTCGGCGCTCGATCCGATCGCCACCGCGAAGATCGAAGACCTCATCGGCGATCTGAAAAAAAATTACACCGTCGTCATCGTAACGCACTCAATGCAGCAAGCCGCGCGCATCTCCGACTTTTGTGCGTTCTTCCATCTCGGTGAACTGATCGAAAGTGGCCCGACCAACCAGGTATTCACGCGACCAAAAGATCGTCGAACGGAAGACTACATCACTGGACGTTTCGGATAA
- the pstS gene encoding phosphate ABC transporter substrate-binding protein PstS — translation MKPLRIIFALLAFSITTTAAAYAAAELLETGSSLVYPLMNLWVPVYTKAHSDVKITTQSTGSGTGISQAVAGVAQIGASDAYMSDAQLGTTHMLNIPLAISAQQVNYNVPGLNDVHLNLSGPVLAGIYDGSIHFWDDAKIKGLNGSVAGKLPHEAIIPIHRADGSGDTFIFTQYLTFSTPSWKSGPGYGTTISWPSVPNGVGANGNPGMVQACQGAKYSIAYIGVSFLDQTNQAGLGYAALQNASGKFVLPTEPNILAAAAAKDKSTPKDERISLIYGPGANSYPIINYEYVIVNPKQKDAATASEVKNFLGWAITGGQEKSYLEKVHFIALPPSIVNLSKAQIAEIGS, via the coding sequence ATGAAACCGCTGCGCATTATATTCGCGCTCCTTGCCTTTTCGATAACTACGACTGCCGCTGCATATGCGGCTGCCGAGCTCCTGGAGACGGGCTCGAGCCTCGTCTACCCGCTTATGAACCTCTGGGTGCCCGTGTACACCAAGGCGCATTCCGACGTGAAGATCACAACGCAGAGCACCGGAAGCGGAACCGGAATTTCGCAAGCTGTCGCAGGCGTTGCGCAAATCGGCGCCTCCGATGCGTATATGAGTGACGCCCAGCTTGGCACCACGCATATGCTCAACATCCCGCTTGCGATCAGCGCGCAGCAGGTCAACTACAACGTCCCCGGCTTGAACGACGTCCATCTGAATCTTTCAGGTCCGGTTCTCGCCGGAATCTACGATGGCTCGATTCATTTTTGGGACGACGCAAAGATCAAGGGCTTGAACGGCTCCGTCGCCGGCAAGCTGCCGCATGAAGCCATCATCCCCATCCATCGTGCCGATGGCTCGGGTGATACATTCATCTTCACGCAATATCTCACGTTCTCGACGCCGAGCTGGAAGAGCGGCCCGGGCTACGGCACCACGATCAGCTGGCCGTCGGTTCCGAACGGAGTCGGCGCGAACGGCAACCCCGGTATGGTTCAAGCTTGCCAAGGTGCAAAGTATTCGATCGCATACATCGGCGTTAGCTTCCTGGATCAAACGAATCAAGCCGGCCTTGGCTACGCCGCGCTGCAGAATGCGTCCGGCAAATTCGTTCTTCCGACGGAGCCCAACATTTTGGCCGCCGCTGCCGCGAAAGACAAATCAACGCCCAAAGACGAGCGGATCTCGCTTATCTATGGACCGGGCGCAAACTCATATCCGATCATCAATTACGAGTACGTGATCGTCAATCCGAAGCAAAAGGACGCTGCTACGGCCTCCGAAGTGAAGAACTTCTTGGGCTGGGCGATTACCGGCGGGCAAGAGAAGTCGTATCTCGAGAAAGTGCACTTCATCGCGCTTCCACCGAGCATCGTCAACTTGAGCAAAGCTCAAATCGCGGAAATCGGTTCGTAG
- the pstC gene encoding phosphate ABC transporter permease subunit PstC encodes MATVALSGAKKRRSGAAPLDIALRYGSTATAVVTATVVFLVAAFLIIYSYPAIAFNGFGILTHLEWNLGNQYANGVERHGGFTGAPGASFGAVVFIAGTIISSAFAMAIATPLAILVAIAMHYQVPRRLKTPVNTLVELMAGVPSVVYGLWGIGVLVPWISNSVGPFLAGHIAWLPIVGGGSASGNGLLATSFILAVMVFPIMAATMRDVLSTFPKIVFEGAIGLGATPWQAVTTMVIPAIRTQMFAAAMLALGRAIGETMAVLMVCGSALNQLPQNIFAPINTIAAVIVSQLDSALTDPTGMAERSLAELALILFAITLSVNLIARLIMRGGDRVKRTA; translated from the coding sequence ATGGCAACAGTCGCTTTGAGCGGCGCTAAAAAGCGCCGCTCAGGCGCCGCCCCACTCGACATCGCGCTGCGCTACGGATCGACGGCCACCGCCGTCGTAACGGCTACGGTCGTCTTCCTCGTCGCGGCGTTTCTGATCATCTATTCGTACCCGGCGATCGCGTTCAACGGCTTTGGGATTCTCACGCATCTCGAGTGGAATCTCGGCAACCAGTACGCTAACGGGGTCGAGCGCCACGGCGGGTTCACGGGCGCACCCGGCGCTTCGTTTGGGGCTGTCGTTTTTATCGCCGGGACCATCATTTCGTCGGCGTTCGCGATGGCAATTGCTACGCCGCTTGCCATTCTGGTCGCCATTGCGATGCACTATCAAGTTCCGCGCCGTTTGAAAACGCCGGTGAACACGCTCGTCGAGTTGATGGCGGGCGTTCCTTCGGTCGTTTACGGCTTGTGGGGCATCGGTGTGCTCGTCCCGTGGATTTCGAATTCCGTCGGCCCGTTTTTGGCGGGACACATTGCGTGGCTCCCGATCGTCGGCGGAGGGTCCGCGAGCGGCAACGGTCTGCTGGCGACGTCGTTCATTCTCGCCGTCATGGTCTTCCCGATCATGGCTGCAACGATGCGCGACGTTCTCTCGACCTTTCCAAAGATCGTATTCGAAGGCGCAATCGGTCTCGGTGCGACGCCATGGCAAGCCGTCACGACAATGGTGATCCCGGCGATCCGCACGCAAATGTTTGCGGCCGCCATGCTTGCGCTCGGTCGCGCGATCGGTGAAACGATGGCAGTCCTGATGGTCTGCGGCTCGGCGCTCAATCAGCTCCCGCAGAATATCTTCGCACCGATCAACACGATTGCGGCGGTGATCGTCTCGCAGCTCGACAGCGCTTTGACCGATCCGACCGGTATGGCGGAGCGGTCTTTGGCCGAGCTCGCGTTGATTCTCTTTGCAATCACGCTCAGCGTGAACTTGATTGCGCGACTGATTATGCGTGGCGGTGACCGCGTGAAGCGGACGGCATGA
- the pstA gene encoding phosphate ABC transporter permease PstA, with product MNQVAISGSPVQTSAARSMTRGSVLVTIRRNIGWGVSLLALASALAILLAIFWFVLSRGLPALKPTLFTTVTSGISGGLENAILGTLMLVVFAVFIVAIIGFGTGIWLSSYASEKPRALVRLLTDVLAGVPSVVVGYFGYILLVKIAGWQFSLAGGAIALTIIMLPYVVRGTDLALENVPRELREGGFALGATYTTVLMTVSWPYALPSVLTMLLLATGIALGETAPLIYTAGWSNYLPTAHLTHSPVPYLTYVIWTFISQPFAESHALAFAAAALLMLMIVVTNVFARSWLESLARKQRGER from the coding sequence ATGAACCAAGTGGCAATCTCCGGTTCACCCGTACAGACGTCTGCCGCACGCTCGATGACGCGCGGCAGCGTACTCGTCACGATTCGACGCAACATCGGCTGGGGCGTCAGTTTGCTCGCGCTTGCCTCCGCGCTCGCGATCCTGCTCGCGATCTTCTGGTTCGTGCTCTCGCGTGGGTTGCCGGCACTTAAACCGACGCTTTTCACGACGGTCACGTCCGGCATTTCGGGTGGACTCGAAAACGCGATCCTGGGTACGCTGATGCTCGTCGTATTCGCGGTGTTCATCGTTGCGATTATCGGTTTTGGTACAGGCATCTGGCTCTCGAGCTATGCTTCAGAGAAGCCGCGTGCGCTCGTTCGGTTGCTGACGGACGTGCTGGCCGGCGTTCCGTCCGTCGTCGTCGGTTACTTCGGCTACATCTTGCTCGTGAAGATAGCGGGCTGGCAATTTTCGCTCGCCGGTGGCGCGATCGCGCTGACGATCATCATGTTACCGTACGTCGTGCGTGGCACCGACCTTGCGCTCGAGAACGTTCCGCGCGAGCTGCGTGAAGGCGGCTTCGCACTCGGTGCGACCTATACGACCGTATTAATGACGGTTTCGTGGCCGTACGCGCTGCCGAGTGTCCTTACGATGCTGTTACTCGCGACCGGAATCGCGCTCGGCGAGACGGCACCGCTCATTTACACGGCGGGTTGGTCCAATTATTTGCCGACGGCGCATTTGACGCACAGCCCGGTACCGTACCTGACGTACGTCATCTGGACGTTTATCAGTCAGCCGTTTGCGGAGTCGCACGCGCTCGCGTTTGCGGCAGCCGCGCTCTTGATGCTGATGATTGTCGTGACCAACGTCTTCGCGCGGTCCTGGCTCGAAAGTCTCGCCCGTAAACAACGCGGCGAACGCTAG
- a CDS encoding PhoU domain-containing protein: MLRVAYHEALEGAEVDLGTLGALMVDALHHAVRAVETSDAALSARIITGADQTAELGRRIESACIDLIWRQQPLADELRRVTGMFEISTDLQRINYYIVDIAKHAVRLAEKTPAGAPREALREVAKLTEDDLKSAVEGYSKRDLSSVRKVLEADEHYEKLYSSGIRNLQNAIRANTDVLAAATELLFVLTSLQRVGEHASSIAWHTAEMFEADGQA; this comes from the coding sequence ATGCTGCGCGTTGCCTACCATGAAGCTCTCGAGGGGGCTGAAGTTGATCTTGGGACGCTTGGCGCGCTCATGGTCGACGCTCTGCATCATGCCGTCAGAGCCGTCGAGACATCGGACGCTGCACTCTCCGCGCGCATCATCACGGGTGCCGATCAAACGGCCGAGCTGGGGCGCCGTATCGAATCAGCCTGCATCGACCTGATCTGGCGGCAGCAGCCGCTCGCGGATGAGCTGCGCCGCGTCACCGGAATGTTCGAGATCAGCACCGATTTGCAGCGGATCAACTATTATATCGTCGACATCGCAAAACACGCGGTTCGTCTTGCGGAGAAAACTCCGGCAGGGGCGCCACGCGAGGCGCTGCGTGAGGTCGCGAAGCTTACGGAAGACGACCTCAAGTCCGCGGTCGAGGGATATTCAAAGCGCGACCTGTCGTCGGTGCGTAAGGTCCTAGAAGCCGACGAACACTATGAGAAGCTGTACAGCTCCGGAATTCGCAACCTGCAAAACGCGATTCGCGCAAACACCGATGTGCTCGCAGCCGCGACCGAGCTTCTGTTTGTTCTTACATCCTTACAACGTGTCGGAGAGCACGCATCGAGCATCGCCTGGCATACGGCGGAGATGTTCGAAGCTGACGGTCAGGCGTAA
- a CDS encoding carboxypeptidase-like regulatory domain-containing protein: MRTSEQTTGLDLQVVDRRSAVPIASVVINIVRDATHLITEHTNIRGRVSIDLPEGAYDIMIMAGGYTSTLLRGVGVLDGQRVEVIRGLTPGNDRVEEKPAGAIGGVCLDRLGHPIMNIIVQAAAEGLSYTVRTDRHGCYVLSGLLPATYKVTWRSGDRALMQDDIAVSRPRELIRKDVRLLYA, translated from the coding sequence ATGCGAACCTCGGAACAGACGACGGGGCTCGATCTCCAAGTCGTCGATCGCAGATCCGCCGTTCCTATTGCATCGGTTGTAATCAACATTGTCCGAGACGCTACACATTTGATCACCGAGCACACCAACATTCGCGGTCGCGTTTCGATCGATCTCCCCGAAGGCGCATACGATATCATGATCATGGCGGGGGGATACACGTCGACGCTGTTGCGGGGCGTGGGCGTCTTGGACGGACAACGCGTCGAGGTTATTCGCGGACTGACGCCCGGCAACGATCGCGTCGAGGAAAAGCCGGCCGGCGCTATCGGCGGCGTGTGCTTGGATCGGCTCGGCCATCCGATCATGAACATCATCGTGCAAGCCGCCGCTGAAGGCTTGAGCTACACGGTGCGTACCGATCGACACGGCTGCTACGTGCTCAGCGGCCTTCTTCCGGCAACATACAAGGTCACATGGCGCAGTGGTGATCGCGCTCTGATGCAGGATGATATCGCAGTCTCGCGGCCACGCGAGCTCATCCGGAAGGACGTCAGACTGCTTTACGCCTGA
- a CDS encoding glycine C-acetyltransferase has translation MNTRYDSRLSADLDALREAGTYKRLRHLTTPMAPHVRMEEAGDVLVLSSNNYLGLSDQSEVIDAGIEGLRRYGAGTASVRFICGTFDVHRELEARIANFLSTESSLSYVSCWAANEGLLPTIGTAGTTILSDELNHASIIDGCRLAAGKRLRYKHDDMGDLGRQLAAERALGDHPVFIVTDGVFSMEGSLADLPAIVALAKRYDAVTVVDDSHGTGVMGKTGRGTIEHFGLDGQIDIITGTLGKALGGAAGGFVAGSHALIDTLVQRSRTQLFSNALPPTVACSALAAIEYLDAHPELVKKLHANVAYFRAGLEARGFTPLAGPSAIIPIIIGPTAGAIAMSDRLLREGIFVTGFGFPVVPEGTARIRVQISAALERDDLDRALAAMERAREAG, from the coding sequence GTGAACACGCGCTACGATTCCCGGCTGTCTGCCGACCTCGACGCGCTCCGCGAGGCCGGCACCTACAAACGTCTACGTCACCTGACGACGCCGATGGCGCCCCATGTGCGGATGGAAGAGGCCGGCGACGTCCTCGTCCTTTCGAGCAACAACTATTTGGGGCTCTCGGATCAATCCGAGGTCATCGATGCCGGCATCGAGGGATTGCGTCGCTACGGAGCTGGGACCGCGTCGGTGCGCTTCATCTGCGGAACGTTTGACGTACACCGCGAGCTCGAGGCGCGAATCGCGAACTTTCTTTCCACGGAGTCATCGCTAAGCTACGTTTCGTGTTGGGCTGCCAACGAAGGGCTGCTACCAACGATCGGCACGGCCGGAACGACGATTCTCTCGGACGAGCTCAACCATGCGTCGATCATTGACGGGTGCCGCTTGGCCGCCGGTAAGCGCCTCCGTTATAAGCACGACGACATGGGCGACCTCGGGCGGCAGCTTGCAGCCGAACGTGCGCTCGGCGATCACCCGGTCTTCATCGTCACCGACGGCGTCTTCTCAATGGAAGGAAGTCTCGCCGATCTTCCGGCCATCGTCGCGCTTGCAAAACGCTACGACGCAGTAACCGTCGTCGACGACTCGCACGGTACGGGCGTGATGGGAAAGACCGGTCGCGGCACGATCGAACATTTTGGGCTCGATGGCCAAATCGACATCATCACGGGGACGCTCGGCAAAGCATTGGGCGGCGCGGCCGGCGGATTCGTCGCGGGATCACACGCGCTCATCGATACGCTCGTCCAACGCTCGCGCACGCAACTGTTCTCGAACGCTCTCCCGCCCACTGTGGCGTGCAGCGCGCTGGCCGCAATCGAGTATCTCGACGCGCACCCCGAGCTGGTGAAGAAGCTACATGCGAACGTCGCATATTTTCGCGCAGGCCTCGAGGCGCGCGGCTTTACGCCGCTGGCGGGTCCAAGCGCGATCATCCCGATCATCATCGGACCGACGGCCGGTGCAATCGCGATGAGCGACCGGCTGCTTCGCGAGGGAATCTTTGTTACCGGGTTCGGTTTTCCGGTCGTGCCCGAAGGCACGGCGCGGATTCGGGTACAGATAAGCGCGGCTCTGGAACGCGATGATCTCGACCGTGCACTCGCCGCAATGGAGCGCGCGCGTGAAGCCGGTTAA